From a region of the Nonlabens sp. Hel1_33_55 genome:
- a CDS encoding pyruvate dehydrogenase complex dihydrolipoamide acetyltransferase, with translation MAEVINMPRLSDTMEEGVVASWLKKVGDKVEEGDILAEIETDKATMEFESFYNGTLLHIGVQEGETAPVDQLLCILGEEGEDISGLLDGSSDGDKKESKSDDSDNTSDSDESDDDESSEDDENEDKSDSDSDESEDSGSDELPEGVEIITMPRLSDTMEEGTVASWLKKEGDEVDEGDILAEIETDKATMEFESFYKGTLLKIGIQEGETAAVDSLLAILGPKGTDVSGIDMKGKSSGESKKESKKDDSKKQESKDDSKKENKSEPTADKKQASVPDYSGPSKSSDESSSSSSTSNGDRIFASPLAKKMAEDKGIDLSSVKGSGENGRVIKKDIENYKPGTSTGGSAAAQDYQPVDEEEWEEVPNSQMRKTIAKRLGQSKFTAPHYYLGLDLDMDNAIASRKAINELPDTKISFNDMVIKAAAMALRKHPKVNTSWTDAATKIAKHIHIGVAVAVDDGLLVPVLPFADQMSMQQIGGKVRELAGKARNKKLQPKEMEGSTFTISNLGMFGITEFTSIINQPNSAIMSVGAIVQKPVVKDGQIVIGNVMKITLACDHRTVDGATGAAFLQTFKSYIENPIVMYV, from the coding sequence ATGGCAGAAGTAATCAACATGCCGCGATTGAGCGACACCATGGAAGAAGGTGTTGTAGCATCGTGGTTGAAAAAAGTAGGAGATAAAGTTGAAGAAGGAGACATTCTTGCCGAAATCGAGACCGATAAGGCTACTATGGAGTTTGAATCGTTTTATAACGGTACATTACTTCACATAGGTGTACAAGAAGGAGAAACCGCACCGGTAGATCAATTGCTTTGTATTCTAGGAGAAGAAGGTGAAGATATTTCTGGCCTATTGGATGGATCATCTGATGGAGACAAGAAAGAATCAAAGTCTGACGATTCAGATAATACCAGCGATTCTGACGAGTCTGATGATGACGAATCATCTGAGGATGATGAGAACGAAGACAAATCCGATTCAGATTCTGATGAATCAGAAGATTCTGGAAGCGATGAATTACCAGAAGGAGTTGAGATCATTACCATGCCGCGATTGAGCGACACCATGGAAGAAGGTACGGTGGCATCATGGCTTAAGAAAGAAGGAGACGAGGTAGATGAAGGCGATATTCTTGCAGAAATTGAAACCGACAAGGCGACAATGGAGTTTGAATCTTTTTATAAAGGAACACTTCTTAAAATTGGTATCCAAGAAGGAGAGACCGCTGCTGTAGATTCTTTATTAGCAATTTTAGGTCCAAAGGGAACTGATGTTTCTGGGATTGACATGAAAGGTAAATCTTCTGGTGAGTCCAAAAAGGAATCCAAAAAAGACGACTCTAAAAAACAGGAATCAAAAGACGATTCTAAAAAAGAAAACAAATCAGAACCTACGGCCGATAAAAAACAGGCTTCAGTTCCAGATTATTCTGGTCCTAGTAAAAGTTCTGATGAATCATCATCATCCAGCAGTACTAGTAATGGCGACCGCATCTTTGCTTCTCCGTTAGCTAAGAAAATGGCTGAAGACAAAGGCATTGATCTTTCTTCTGTAAAAGGAAGTGGTGAAAATGGTCGTGTCATCAAGAAAGATATTGAGAATTACAAGCCAGGAACATCAACAGGTGGATCTGCTGCAGCTCAAGATTATCAACCAGTTGATGAAGAAGAATGGGAAGAAGTTCCTAATTCTCAAATGCGCAAAACGATTGCCAAGCGTTTGGGTCAATCTAAATTTACAGCACCACATTATTATCTTGGGTTAGACCTAGATATGGATAATGCAATAGCGAGCCGTAAGGCGATCAACGAGTTGCCAGATACCAAAATCAGCTTTAACGATATGGTGATCAAGGCAGCTGCCATGGCATTGCGTAAGCATCCTAAAGTGAATACTTCATGGACAGATGCAGCTACTAAAATTGCAAAGCATATCCATATAGGTGTTGCTGTAGCCGTTGACGATGGATTATTGGTTCCAGTATTACCTTTTGCAGATCAAATGAGCATGCAACAAATAGGTGGTAAAGTAAGAGAACTGGCAGGTAAGGCTCGCAACAAAAAGCTACAACCTAAGGAAATGGAAGGAAGTACATTCACGATTTCAAACTTGGGTATGTTTGGTATAACAGAGTTTACCTCGATCATCAATCAGCCTAACAGTGCGATCATGTCCGTAGGTGCTATTGTACAAAAACCAGTGGTTAAGGATGGTCAAATTGTAATTGGAAATGTGATGAAAATCACATTGGCTTGTGATCATAGAACCGTTGATGGTGCCACTGGCGCTGCATTCCTACAAACTTTTAAATCTTATATTGAGAATCCTATCGTAATGTACGTATAG
- a CDS encoding M20/M25/M40 family metallo-hydrolase encodes MKKMIFILVAVTIAACGTSNRINDLSNNTSTTSKKNRAKLPSSNATQIAIDVQYLSSDELMGRDTGSEGIEMAAKYLKERFESIGIQPYGDSYMQPFKNDKASGNNVVAVLNGSDKELMKETIVIGAHYDHIGIIQAVAGDSIANGANDNATGTASVMAIAEMFKKLDFNRRKVVFALFSAEEKGLVGSRELAKQMKASGENVVAMINLEMTGTPMVGKDYITYLTGYDTSNMGEIFNKENENRVVTAKLEAAAQMNLFVRSDNYAFYEVFKVPSQTLSTFDFTNFDEYHKVGDEISGVNAQHMSEVVDAVFPGIFFMVNEEGLKMNPVTNE; translated from the coding sequence ATGAAAAAAATGATCTTTATCCTGGTTGCTGTAACTATAGCAGCCTGTGGAACCAGTAACCGAATTAATGATTTATCCAATAATACATCCACTACTTCTAAGAAGAACCGTGCAAAACTGCCGTCTAGCAACGCCACCCAAATCGCCATTGACGTTCAGTATTTATCAAGCGATGAATTAATGGGTAGAGATACTGGTAGTGAAGGTATAGAAATGGCAGCTAAATATTTGAAGGAACGATTTGAATCAATAGGGATCCAGCCTTATGGCGATTCTTATATGCAACCCTTTAAAAATGATAAAGCAAGTGGTAACAATGTCGTAGCAGTCTTGAACGGGTCCGATAAGGAGCTGATGAAGGAAACCATAGTCATCGGTGCACATTATGACCATATAGGAATCATTCAGGCGGTGGCTGGAGACAGTATTGCAAATGGAGCTAATGATAATGCTACTGGAACGGCTAGTGTTATGGCCATTGCAGAAATGTTCAAGAAGCTTGATTTTAATAGACGCAAGGTAGTTTTTGCATTGTTTTCTGCTGAAGAGAAAGGACTGGTAGGATCTCGTGAATTGGCAAAGCAAATGAAAGCTAGCGGTGAGAATGTAGTGGCGATGATCAATTTGGAAATGACGGGAACGCCTATGGTTGGCAAGGATTACATCACCTATTTGACAGGTTACGATACGTCAAATATGGGCGAGATCTTCAATAAAGAAAATGAAAATCGTGTAGTAACTGCAAAATTGGAGGCTGCTGCGCAAATGAATCTTTTCGTGCGTTCAGATAATTATGCATTTTACGAAGTTTTCAAGGTACCATCTCAAACCTTGAGCACTTTTGATTTCACAAATTTTGATGAATATCATAAAGTAGGTGATGAAATTAGTGGAGTGAACGCTCAGCATATGTCAGAAGTTGTCGATGCCGTTTTTCCTGGTATTTTCTTTATGGTAAATGAGGAAGGATTAAAAATGAATCCAGTAACAAATGAGTAA
- a CDS encoding SDR family NAD(P)-dependent oxidoreductase, with amino-acid sequence MSKNVVITGTSRGIGFELAQLFASNGDRVMALSRKQNSINQLQNDKITAVHCDLASEKSILDAAEEINMKFDRIDILIHNAGLLVNKPFKELTKADFLNCYEVNVFGVSGLTQALLPLMKSDGHVVAISSMGGIQGSAKFPGLAAYSSAKAAVITLFELLAEEYKENGPSFNTLALGAVQTEMLAEAFPGYEAPLQPIEMAQYIMDFALTGNKFYNGKTLEVSSSTP; translated from the coding sequence ATGAGTAAAAATGTCGTAATAACCGGTACTAGCCGCGGTATAGGATTTGAACTCGCTCAATTATTTGCGAGCAATGGTGATAGGGTGATGGCGCTTTCGCGAAAGCAAAATTCCATTAATCAACTGCAAAACGATAAGATTACTGCAGTCCATTGTGATCTTGCAAGTGAGAAGAGTATACTAGACGCTGCCGAAGAAATCAACATGAAGTTTGATCGCATTGATATTCTAATTCACAATGCAGGTTTGCTTGTGAATAAGCCTTTCAAAGAATTAACTAAAGCCGATTTTCTCAATTGCTACGAAGTTAATGTTTTTGGGGTATCAGGATTGACTCAGGCTCTGCTACCATTAATGAAAAGTGATGGGCATGTAGTAGCAATAAGCTCCATGGGCGGCATTCAAGGCAGCGCCAAGTTTCCTGGACTTGCAGCCTACAGCAGCGCAAAAGCCGCAGTAATCACACTTTTCGAACTTCTCGCAGAAGAATATAAAGAAAACGGACCTTCATTTAATACATTGGCTCTGGGAGCAGTACAGACAGAAATGCTCGCCGAAGCTTTTCCAGGTTACGAGGCACCACTACAACCCATAGAAATGGCACAGTATATAATGGATTTTGCCCTAACAGGGAATAAGTTCTACAATGGTAAAACTTTAGAGGTGAGTTCTAGTACGCCTTAA
- a CDS encoding 5-(carboxyamino)imidazole ribonucleotide synthase, translating to MEQTLFSSDFRLGILGGGQLGKMMLYTTRKWDIQTYVMDSADTAPAFEGCTVFFEGDIMDYEAVMEFGRQVDVLTIEIENVNVQALEDLEKEGIAVSPSSHVLNLIRNKATQKTFYQEYNIPTAPFEILEQPSSDTNRNYPFIWKSAEGGYDGKGVKVIRSSKDLKNLPAEECIYEDMIDFEMELAVIVARNANGDMKTYPVVEMEFHPEANQVEYVICPARISDDVSKKARDLALKVSEAFDHVGLLAVEMFLTKSGEILVNEVAPRPHNSGHYSIEGAVTDQFEQQVRCVLNLPLGSTDTVLPAVMVNLVGAEGHTGNVVYDGIEEILGMEGVTPHIYGKKQTRPFRKMGHVTIVAKEIEKARELAEVVKGKIKVVSST from the coding sequence ATGGAACAGACGCTATTTTCTTCAGATTTTAGATTAGGTATTCTCGGCGGTGGACAGTTGGGAAAAATGATGTTGTACACCACCCGTAAATGGGACATTCAGACCTACGTGATGGACAGTGCAGATACGGCACCAGCCTTTGAAGGTTGTACTGTATTTTTTGAAGGTGATATAATGGATTATGAAGCCGTAATGGAATTTGGTCGTCAGGTAGATGTGCTCACGATAGAAATTGAGAATGTGAATGTACAAGCACTGGAAGATTTAGAAAAAGAAGGTATCGCGGTATCTCCTAGTTCCCATGTGCTGAACCTCATACGCAACAAGGCCACCCAAAAAACATTTTATCAAGAGTACAACATACCTACCGCACCATTTGAAATACTGGAACAACCCAGTTCTGATACAAATCGCAATTACCCATTCATCTGGAAAAGCGCCGAAGGCGGCTACGACGGCAAAGGTGTCAAAGTCATCAGATCTTCCAAGGATTTGAAAAACCTACCAGCCGAAGAATGTATTTATGAAGACATGATTGATTTTGAGATGGAGCTCGCAGTGATTGTTGCTCGCAATGCCAACGGCGACATGAAAACATATCCTGTTGTGGAAATGGAATTCCATCCAGAAGCTAACCAAGTAGAATATGTAATCTGCCCTGCGAGAATATCTGATGATGTTTCAAAAAAAGCACGCGATCTAGCCTTGAAAGTTTCTGAGGCTTTTGACCATGTAGGACTTCTGGCTGTGGAAATGTTCTTGACCAAAAGTGGCGAAATTCTCGTAAACGAAGTAGCGCCAAGACCACACAACAGCGGCCACTACTCCATTGAAGGCGCAGTCACAGATCAGTTTGAACAACAGGTACGCTGTGTATTGAATCTGCCGTTAGGATCTACAGACACCGTTCTTCCAGCAGTAATGGTAAACCTTGTAGGCGCCGAAGGTCATACTGGGAATGTTGTCTACGACGGAATCGAGGAAATTCTCGGGATGGAAGGTGTGACACCACACATTTACGGCAAGAAACAAACGAGACCGTTCCGAAAGATGGGACATGTGACTATCGTCGCTAAGGAAATTGAAAAAGCCCGTGAACTTGCTGAGGTTGTTAAGGGTAAGATTAAGGTAGTTAGTAGTACGTAG
- a CDS encoding adenylate kinase encodes MIKLHDLYFKPFLSVKEIENAVENLAYQINRDLKGKKPVFLGILNGSYIVLADLTRKFQGDCEIGFLRTSSYAGTSSTGEIRLDMELDIDLSDRVVVIVEDIVDSGLTVDALSRKLKSQNPSALHIATLFLKPEVYNRDLKIDYVGQNIENKFVVGYGMDYNNLGRNLPELYVQTKPMKNIVLFGPPGAGKGTQAERLKEKYGLIHISTGDVFRYNIKNATELGTLAKSFMDKGNLVPDEVTIKMLNAEVEKHPEAAGFIFDGFPRTDAQAKSLDELLESKDTQVSGMVALEVDDEVLVQRLLERGKSSGRVDDANEQVIRDRIKVYYQQTAPLKNYYQKQNKYYGVDGEGSIDKITDRLSAEFDKL; translated from the coding sequence GTGATCAAACTACACGATCTATATTTCAAACCGTTCCTGAGTGTTAAGGAAATTGAGAATGCGGTAGAGAATCTAGCTTACCAAATCAATAGAGATTTAAAGGGAAAAAAGCCTGTCTTTTTGGGTATTTTGAATGGCAGTTATATAGTGCTTGCAGATTTGACCCGTAAGTTTCAGGGCGATTGTGAGATTGGTTTTTTGCGCACGAGCAGCTATGCGGGAACATCGTCCACCGGTGAGATCAGGCTGGACATGGAACTGGATATAGACTTAAGTGATCGTGTCGTTGTTATTGTGGAAGATATCGTGGATAGTGGATTGACGGTAGATGCGCTTTCGCGAAAGCTTAAAAGCCAAAATCCTTCTGCACTCCACATAGCCACTTTGTTCCTCAAGCCAGAGGTTTACAATCGGGACCTGAAGATTGATTATGTAGGGCAGAATATCGAGAACAAATTTGTCGTGGGATACGGCATGGATTATAATAACCTAGGGCGCAACCTGCCCGAACTTTATGTACAGACCAAACCAATGAAAAACATCGTACTTTTTGGACCTCCAGGAGCAGGAAAAGGAACACAGGCAGAACGTCTTAAGGAGAAATATGGATTGATCCACATTTCCACCGGTGATGTATTTAGATACAACATCAAGAATGCAACGGAACTGGGAACGCTTGCCAAATCCTTTATGGATAAAGGGAATCTGGTTCCTGATGAAGTCACGATCAAAATGCTGAATGCTGAAGTGGAGAAACATCCTGAAGCAGCTGGTTTTATCTTTGATGGCTTCCCTAGAACTGATGCACAAGCAAAATCTCTAGACGAATTATTGGAAAGCAAAGACACGCAAGTGAGCGGAATGGTAGCGCTAGAGGTAGATGATGAGGTACTGGTACAGAGATTACTGGAACGAGGAAAGAGCAGTGGTCGCGTGGACGATGCCAATGAACAGGTCATCAGAGACCGCATCAAGGTGTATTACCAGCAAACGGCACCACTGAAAAACTACTACCAGAAACAAAATAAATATTACGGCGTGGACGGTGAAGGTTCTATTGATAAAATCACAGATCGCTTGAGTGCAGAGTTTGATAAACTTTAA
- the obgE gene encoding GTPase ObgE — MTEGNFVDYTKVHLESGRGGKGSTHLHREKYVEKGGPDGGDGGRGGHIIIRGNKNLWTLYHFKYKRHFKSAQGGNGAKQRRTGEDGEDIYIDLPLGTVIKNTETGQIIHEVLDDGDEFIIAEGGMGGKGNWHFKSSTRQTPRYAQPGTEGEELEVTFELKILADVGLVGFPNAGKSTLLSVVTAAKPKIANYEFTTLKPNLGIVEYRDFQTFVMADIPGIIEGAAEGKGIGHRFLRHIERNSTLLFLIPADAKDINEQYQILLNELRKYNPEMLDKERFVAISKSDMLDEELMGEMKEMLDDQGAFDGAPYMFISAISQYNIQQLKDRLWQMLNRKLGSN; from the coding sequence ATGACTGAAGGAAATTTTGTAGACTACACTAAGGTTCATCTCGAGTCAGGTCGTGGCGGTAAGGGAAGTACACATTTACACAGGGAAAAATATGTAGAGAAAGGTGGTCCCGATGGTGGTGATGGTGGTCGTGGTGGTCATATCATTATCCGCGGGAACAAGAATCTCTGGACGTTGTATCACTTTAAATACAAGCGTCACTTCAAATCTGCGCAAGGTGGTAACGGTGCAAAACAGCGCCGTACCGGTGAGGATGGTGAAGATATCTATATCGATTTGCCATTAGGAACCGTTATTAAAAATACCGAAACTGGTCAAATCATTCATGAGGTGTTGGATGACGGCGATGAATTTATCATCGCTGAAGGTGGAATGGGTGGAAAAGGAAACTGGCACTTTAAAAGTTCCACGAGACAAACGCCACGTTATGCACAACCAGGAACTGAAGGTGAAGAATTAGAAGTAACTTTTGAACTCAAAATCCTTGCAGATGTTGGATTAGTTGGATTTCCCAATGCTGGTAAATCTACATTATTGTCTGTAGTTACCGCAGCAAAACCTAAGATTGCCAACTATGAATTCACGACCTTGAAACCTAATCTTGGTATCGTTGAGTATAGAGATTTCCAAACTTTTGTAATGGCAGATATTCCGGGAATTATTGAAGGCGCCGCAGAAGGTAAAGGAATAGGTCACCGTTTTTTACGTCACATTGAACGCAATTCTACATTACTATTCCTCATCCCAGCAGATGCAAAGGATATTAACGAGCAATATCAGATTTTGCTTAATGAGTTGCGCAAGTACAATCCAGAAATGCTGGATAAAGAGCGCTTTGTTGCTATCTCAAAATCGGACATGCTGGATGAAGAATTGATGGGCGAAATGAAAGAGATGCTTGACGATCAAGGAGCTTTTGACGGTGCACCGTACATGTTCATAAGCGCTATAAGCCAATACAACATCCAACAATTGAAAGATCGATTGTGGCAGATGTTGAATCGTAAATTAGGTTCTAATTAA
- a CDS encoding DUF1569 domain-containing protein codes for MESFFDEPTYNSLRDRLQQIDSNKTPEWGKMDAAQMFKHCQYPIQIALEKEKVVVKSNWFAKVFFKKSLYSDKPFRKNLPTAPSLKVADSKDFESEKEKLDQWMQELWYDRENNNRRSHPMFGNFTKDQWGKVQYKHLDHHFRQFGV; via the coding sequence ATGGAATCTTTCTTTGATGAACCTACCTACAATTCGTTGCGCGATCGCTTGCAACAAATAGATTCCAACAAAACTCCTGAATGGGGCAAAATGGATGCTGCACAAATGTTCAAACACTGCCAGTATCCCATTCAAATTGCTCTTGAAAAAGAAAAAGTTGTTGTGAAGTCCAATTGGTTTGCAAAAGTGTTTTTCAAAAAATCTTTGTATTCCGATAAGCCATTTCGTAAAAACCTGCCTACAGCACCATCCCTAAAAGTAGCCGATTCCAAAGATTTTGAAAGCGAGAAAGAAAAGTTGGATCAGTGGATGCAGGAATTATGGTACGACCGTGAGAATAATAACAGAAGATCTCATCCCATGTTTGGCAATTTCACTAAAGATCAATGGGGAAAGGTACAATACAAACACCTAGACCATCATTTTAGGCAGTTTGGGGTTTAA
- a CDS encoding exo-beta-N-acetylmuramidase NamZ domain-containing protein: MKYSRFTQFPSIFKYTIIACALVFTSCDAGINNKNKTQPKELVDLQSNAIDSTKLLKPLQNKPIPAADQLATWVNQLEGKRVAVVGNQTSVVSSSSMKERRTWDQAIKMRYVHIVDTLLSLNVDVRKVFAPEHGFRGDADAGAAVADGVDQRSGLPIVSLYGNNKKPTKAQLADVDVILFDIQDVGARFYTYISTLHYVMEAAAEHNKTVYILDRPNPNGHYVDGPILDPEHKSFVGMHPVPVVHGMTIGEYAQMINGEGWLEYGKKAELNVITVKDYTHETPYELPISPSPNLPNAQSINLYPSLCFFEGTDVSVGRGTDMQFQVYGSPSLAKYRDFAFTPSPNRGAKRPLFNGKKCFGVDLREYPQLDKLNLEFLVDAYAKAPYKQSFFNSFFTKLAGTEILQQQIEKGMSADEIAATWEEGLEDFKAAREKYLLYE; the protein is encoded by the coding sequence ATGAAATACTCTAGATTCACTCAATTCCCTTCAATTTTCAAATATACCATAATCGCTTGTGCTTTGGTGTTTACTTCCTGCGATGCCGGCATCAATAACAAAAATAAAACCCAGCCTAAAGAACTAGTCGATCTGCAATCAAACGCGATCGATAGCACCAAATTGTTGAAACCATTACAAAACAAACCTATCCCAGCAGCAGATCAATTAGCAACTTGGGTTAACCAGCTTGAGGGTAAAAGAGTTGCTGTGGTTGGAAACCAAACCAGCGTGGTAAGCAGTAGCTCTATGAAGGAGCGCCGCACTTGGGATCAGGCGATTAAAATGCGGTACGTACATATAGTAGACACCCTATTATCGCTCAATGTTGATGTGAGAAAAGTTTTTGCTCCTGAACACGGTTTTAGAGGTGATGCAGATGCTGGTGCCGCCGTTGCAGATGGAGTTGACCAGCGGTCGGGCTTGCCCATTGTTTCCCTTTATGGAAACAATAAAAAACCTACTAAGGCTCAACTGGCAGATGTAGACGTGATCCTTTTTGACATTCAAGATGTAGGTGCACGTTTCTACACCTATATCTCCACACTGCATTACGTAATGGAAGCCGCTGCAGAGCATAACAAAACAGTTTACATTCTTGACAGACCCAATCCCAACGGTCACTATGTAGATGGGCCTATCCTAGATCCTGAACACAAAAGCTTTGTGGGCATGCATCCAGTACCTGTCGTTCACGGCATGACTATAGGAGAATATGCACAGATGATCAATGGAGAAGGCTGGCTTGAGTATGGCAAGAAAGCCGAGCTTAATGTGATCACTGTAAAAGATTATACCCACGAAACTCCTTACGAGCTGCCCATCTCACCATCACCAAATCTGCCAAACGCTCAATCCATCAATCTATATCCGAGCCTATGCTTTTTTGAGGGAACCGATGTAAGTGTAGGTCGCGGTACAGATATGCAGTTCCAGGTGTACGGCTCTCCATCACTGGCCAAATACCGTGATTTTGCTTTTACTCCATCACCCAATCGTGGCGCTAAACGACCATTGTTTAATGGTAAAAAATGTTTTGGCGTGGACTTACGGGAATATCCGCAGTTAGATAAATTGAACCTAGAGTTTCTTGTTGACGCTTACGCGAAAGCGCCCTACAAACAATCTTTCTTCAACTCGTTTTTTACAAAGCTAGCCGGTACTGAAATCTTGCAACAACAGATCGAGAAAGGAATGAGCGCAGATGAAATTGCTGCCACATGGGAAGAAGGACTTGAAGATTTTAAAGCAGCTAGAGAGAAGTATCTACTATACGAATAA
- a CDS encoding ABC transporter permease yields the protein MNLEYFIARRVQHSTEYKNSVSAPIIKIATAAIAIGMIVMIIAVATGVGLQKKIREKVSAFNGDITISLFDRNNSITTVKPISINQDFYPDFSSVSQVSHVQAVATKGAMIRTATDFEGVILKGVGTDYRWDSFNDFLIEGALPDVSQEATSKDILISDDIARRLQLKVGDKAPTYFMKENEEPLARAFNVIGIYDSGLAEYDTKFILGDIRNIQKINKWNEDEIGKFEVFIDDFENIDEIGKDVFLKVPQMLDARTIKDQYPTIFQWLALLDSNVYGIIAIILIVGIINMITALLVLILDRTGMIGLLKSLGASDWTVRKIFLYNAMSLILKGLFWGNLIGLGLVALQYFFAPLTLDPSTYYVTEAPVYISWWHVLLLNLGTFLICLLVLIIPTYIVSRISPVKAMRFE from the coding sequence GTGAATCTAGAGTATTTCATAGCGCGTCGCGTACAGCATAGTACAGAATATAAAAATAGCGTAAGTGCGCCGATAATTAAAATCGCCACCGCTGCAATTGCCATAGGAATGATTGTGATGATCATTGCCGTGGCTACTGGTGTAGGTCTGCAAAAAAAGATTCGGGAGAAGGTGAGCGCCTTCAATGGCGACATCACCATCTCACTTTTTGATCGTAACAACTCGATCACAACGGTCAAACCCATCAGTATCAATCAAGACTTTTATCCAGATTTCTCGAGTGTATCACAGGTCAGTCATGTTCAGGCGGTAGCTACAAAAGGAGCCATGATTCGCACTGCTACAGATTTTGAAGGTGTGATTTTAAAAGGAGTAGGCACGGACTACCGCTGGGATAGCTTCAACGATTTCCTGATAGAAGGTGCATTGCCAGATGTGTCACAAGAAGCTACCTCAAAAGATATTTTGATTTCTGATGACATTGCTCGCAGGTTACAGCTTAAGGTAGGAGATAAGGCACCTACTTATTTCATGAAGGAAAATGAAGAACCACTAGCCAGAGCATTCAATGTCATAGGAATCTATGACAGCGGCCTTGCCGAATATGATACGAAATTCATTCTAGGCGACATACGCAATATCCAGAAAATCAATAAATGGAATGAAGACGAGATAGGTAAGTTTGAGGTTTTTATTGATGATTTTGAGAACATCGATGAGATTGGTAAGGACGTGTTTTTGAAAGTCCCGCAGATGTTGGATGCCAGAACGATCAAGGATCAGTATCCTACCATTTTTCAATGGCTGGCATTATTGGACAGTAATGTTTACGGTATTATAGCCATCATTTTGATTGTTGGAATTATTAATATGATCACGGCATTGTTGGTGTTGATCTTAGATCGCACCGGTATGATTGGATTACTCAAATCGCTGGGTGCCAGTGACTGGACCGTCCGTAAGATATTCTTGTATAATGCCATGAGCTTGATTTTGAAAGGCCTTTTCTGGGGAAATCTCATAGGTTTGGGGCTAGTCGCACTACAGTATTTCTTTGCGCCACTGACATTAGATCCATCTACGTATTACGTAACTGAGGCACCGGTTTACATCTCATGGTGGCATGTGCTGCTGCTCAACTTAGGCACATTCCTTATCTGCCTTTTGGTGCTCATCATACCCACATATATCGTCAGTCGCATATCGCCCGTCAAGGCTATGCGTTTTGAATAG
- a CDS encoding PLP-dependent cysteine synthase family protein: MKYAENILETIGDTPLVKMNKLVEDLPCLVLAKYETFNPGNSVKDRMGLMMIEDAEADGRLKPGGTIIEGTSGNTGMGLALAAIIKGYKLICVLSDKQSKEKMDILRAVGAEVHVCPTDVAPDDPQSYYSTSKRLSEEIPNSWYVNQYDNPSNCKAHYMSTGPEIWEQTDGKVTHFVVGVGTGGTISGVGTYLKGKNPDIKIWGIDTYGSVFKKYHETGIFDEKEIYPYVTEGIGEDILPLNVRFEVIDGFTKVTDKDAAIYTRRLAKEEGMFLGNSAGAAIKGLLQIHEEVGFTKDDVVVILYHDHGSRYVGKFFNDEWMASKGWLENDPDSELK, translated from the coding sequence ATGAAGTACGCTGAAAATATACTGGAGACCATAGGAGATACACCTTTGGTAAAGATGAATAAGTTGGTTGAGGATCTACCATGTCTGGTGTTAGCCAAATATGAGACCTTCAATCCAGGAAACAGCGTCAAGGATCGTATGGGATTGATGATGATCGAGGATGCAGAGGCAGACGGTCGTCTGAAACCAGGCGGTACGATCATCGAGGGAACCAGCGGAAACACTGGAATGGGACTGGCACTCGCTGCAATTATAAAAGGATACAAATTGATCTGTGTATTGAGCGACAAGCAATCCAAAGAAAAGATGGATATCCTTCGTGCCGTAGGAGCAGAGGTTCACGTTTGTCCAACTGACGTGGCACCAGATGACCCACAATCATATTATTCTACCAGTAAGCGATTGAGCGAAGAAATTCCAAATTCATGGTACGTCAATCAATACGACAATCCGTCGAATTGTAAGGCGCATTACATGAGCACCGGCCCAGAAATCTGGGAACAGACAGATGGTAAAGTGACCCATTTTGTGGTAGGCGTTGGAACTGGCGGAACCATTTCGGGTGTTGGGACTTATTTAAAAGGCAAGAATCCAGATATCAAAATCTGGGGAATCGATACCTATGGATCGGTTTTCAAGAAATACCATGAAACCGGAATTTTTGATGAAAAGGAAATTTACCCGTACGTCACTGAAGGAATTGGAGAAGATATCCTGCCGCTTAATGTGAGGTTTGAGGTTATCGATGGTTTTACCAAAGTAACTGATAAAGATGCCGCTATCTACACCAGAAGACTCGCTAAAGAAGAAGGAATGTTTCTAGGTAATAGTGCAGGAGCTGCCATTAAAGGTTTGTTACAGATCCATGAAGAAGTTGGGTTTACTAAGGATGACGTAGTTGTCATTTTGTACCACGATCACGGTTCACGTTACGTTGGTAAATTCTTCAACGATGAGTGGATGGCCTCAAAAGGATGGCTGGAAAATGACCCAGATTCTGAGTTGAAATAA